A region from the Kineothrix sp. IPX-CK genome encodes:
- a CDS encoding ATP-binding cassette domain-containing protein, with the protein MDIEVINVSKKYGEKEVLRNFSIKIKEGTVTSVMAPSGAGKTTLLRILAGLEKADEGSVIGMENKRIGMVFQEDRLCENLNAVSNIRLVCDSGITVRQIEEELQRVGLSGSERQPVRELSGGMRRRTALVRALLSPYDILILDEPFKGLDEHKKNEVMSYTLEKSMGKTVILVTHDENEAKFMDGKIIFLNNGDHRLI; encoded by the coding sequence ATGGATATTGAAGTTATTAATGTATCAAAAAAGTACGGGGAGAAAGAAGTACTTCGTAACTTTTCCATCAAAATAAAAGAGGGAACAGTTACTTCTGTTATGGCGCCCTCCGGAGCAGGCAAGACAACGCTTCTCAGAATTCTGGCGGGGCTTGAGAAGGCGGATGAGGGAAGTGTTATAGGAATGGAAAACAAAAGGATCGGCATGGTCTTTCAAGAGGACAGACTTTGTGAAAATCTGAATGCAGTTTCCAATATTCGTCTGGTATGCGATAGCGGGATAACCGTGCGGCAGATCGAGGAAGAACTGCAAAGAGTAGGTCTTTCGGGAAGCGAAAGGCAGCCCGTCAGGGAATTATCCGGCGGTATGCGAAGACGAACCGCTCTGGTACGGGCCTTGCTGTCCCCTTATGATATTCTGATTCTGGATGAACCTTTTAAAGGGCTGGATGAACATAAAAAAAATGAAGTCATGAGCTATACCTTGGAAAAAAGTATGGGTAAGACGGTTATATTGGTGACCCACGATGAAAATGAAGCGAAATTTATGGATGGAAAAATAATATTTCTGAATAACGGAGATCATAGATTAATTTGA
- a CDS encoding anaerobic nitric oxide reductase flavorubredoxin — protein sequence MGKKLTDKVSWVGKTDWELMKFHGDEYSTHRGSSYNSYLIRDQKNVLIDTVWQPYDKEFVARLKQEIDLEKIDYIILNHSEIDHSGALPELMRELPDTPIYCTANGVKIIKGHYHQDWNFVTVKTGDSLDLGESKLVFVEAPMLHWPDSMMTYMTGENILFSNDAFGQHYATESLYNDAVDEAELFAEALKYYANILTPFSPLVMKKIKEVLALNLPVDMICTSHGVIWKDNPVQIIENYLKWADNYQENQVTLVYDTMWNSTRKMAEAIAEGIRQTDSSITVKLMNAAKEDKNDIITEVFRSKAILTGSSTINNGLLFSMGGILEMMKGLKFKNKKAAAFGSYGWSGESVKQLTKFLGEGGFEVVNDGLRLLWVPDEEGITSCVEYGRQFAKAL from the coding sequence ATGGGAAAGAAATTGACCGATAAAGTGAGCTGGGTAGGAAAAACGGACTGGGAGCTTATGAAGTTCCACGGAGATGAGTATTCCACCCACAGGGGCTCTTCCTACAATTCTTATTTGATCAGAGACCAAAAAAACGTACTGATAGATACGGTATGGCAGCCCTATGACAAAGAGTTCGTAGCTCGATTAAAACAGGAAATCGATTTAGAGAAAATTGATTATATTATTTTAAACCACAGTGAAATCGATCATAGCGGCGCATTGCCCGAATTGATGAGAGAGCTTCCGGATACACCCATTTATTGTACGGCGAACGGTGTAAAAATAATAAAGGGTCATTATCATCAGGACTGGAATTTCGTAACTGTTAAGACAGGGGATTCTCTGGATCTTGGTGAAAGCAAGCTGGTTTTCGTGGAAGCGCCCATGCTTCATTGGCCGGATAGCATGATGACTTATATGACCGGAGAAAATATCCTTTTCAGCAACGATGCCTTCGGGCAGCATTATGCGACAGAATCTCTGTATAACGATGCTGTGGATGAGGCAGAGCTTTTTGCAGAGGCACTGAAATATTATGCGAATATCCTTACCCCCTTTAGTCCTCTTGTTATGAAGAAAATCAAAGAGGTCTTAGCTCTTAACCTTCCGGTAGATATGATTTGTACAAGCCATGGAGTAATCTGGAAGGATAATCCGGTTCAGATTATCGAGAACTATCTAAAGTGGGCGGATAACTATCAGGAAAATCAGGTTACACTCGTATACGATACCATGTGGAATTCTACCCGTAAAATGGCGGAAGCCATAGCGGAGGGCATTCGTCAGACCGATTCTTCCATAACGGTCAAGCTGATGAATGCTGCTAAGGAGGACAAGAACGATATTATTACCGAGGTATTCCGCTCCAAAGCCATTCTTACAGGCTCCTCCACCATTAACAATGGTCTGCTCTTTTCTATGGGCGGTATTCTCGAGATGATGAAGGGCCTTAAATTCAAAAATAAAAAAGCCGCAGCTTTTGGAAGCTACGGCTGGAGCGGCGAATCGGTGAAGCAGTTGACAAAGTTCCTCGGTGAAGGAGGCTTTGAAGTTGTTAATGACGGCCTGCGCCTGCTCTGGGTGCCGGATGAGGAGGGTATTACCTCATGTGTGGAATATGGCAGACAATTCGCCAAGGCACTATAA
- a CDS encoding ABC transporter permease, with translation MKDKGIKSNIKIWAVLLWLLVWEIAARSIGQEILLVSPVVVLTKFLQLSFTFSFWQSIFFSLLRIIGGFLLALCAGMILAAISSVHNFIKELIRPLIAVIKTVPVASFIILVLIWVPSRNLSVVISFLMVLPVVYHNISEGIERMDRQLLEMAQVFQVPYGRRLRYIYLSQIMPFFKTAASLSLGLCWKAGIAAEVIGIPKGSIGEKLYEAKIYLQTPDLFAWTLTIVLLSVSFEKIFLLFVDKLVKKMERG, from the coding sequence ATGAAAGACAAGGGAATTAAATCAAATATAAAAATATGGGCTGTTTTGCTATGGCTGCTCGTGTGGGAGATAGCGGCGCGTTCTATCGGGCAGGAGATACTTTTGGTATCTCCTGTTGTTGTATTGACTAAATTTCTGCAATTGTCCTTTACTTTCTCGTTCTGGCAATCCATTTTCTTTTCTCTCCTTCGTATCATCGGAGGATTTTTGTTAGCTTTATGTGCCGGAATGATATTGGCAGCAATCAGCTCTGTTCACAACTTTATCAAGGAACTGATACGACCTCTTATCGCGGTAATAAAGACAGTGCCCGTGGCATCCTTCATTATCCTCGTATTGATATGGGTGCCTTCCCGCAATTTATCGGTAGTTATTTCCTTTCTCATGGTACTGCCGGTGGTATATCATAATATTTCGGAGGGTATAGAGAGGATGGACCGGCAGCTTCTGGAAATGGCTCAGGTCTTTCAAGTACCTTATGGAAGGCGCCTCAGATATATATATCTTTCTCAGATCATGCCCTTTTTTAAGACGGCGGCCTCTCTGTCCCTGGGACTATGCTGGAAGGCGGGGATTGCAGCGGAGGTGATAGGCATTCCGAAAGGATCTATCGGAGAAAAGTTATATGAAGCGAAGATTTATTTGCAGACTCCGGATTTATTTGCATGGACACTCACCATTGTCCTTTTGAGTGTGAGTTTCGAGAAAATATTTCTACTTTTTGTGGATAAGTTGGTTAAAAAGATGGAGAGAGGTTGA
- a CDS encoding ABC transporter permease encodes MSKLRFIIKRLLQCLVSLVVLSFVIFSLLYIAPGDPARALVGAKKVTPELLNQIREQYHLNDPFLSQYTRWVKDALSLDFGNSIKAGYPVIDYIASHAAVTFQLVGLSLLFSIMIGVGLGVVSARRKGRLADKIIDISSLIGTCSPSFALGLVLLYFFSYKFGIFPMYGIGDESNPIDVLWHLVLPAITLTIGVAALLIKITRSAMLKEVSSDYTVFMRARAIPTKKIVLSQLKNASSPVLTSTGLVLASLFGSTVLIENVFAIPGLGELLTKSVTFRDVPVVQFIALMLAVIICFTSAFVDILVYLFNPITHRAQSGNKKAAKGEI; translated from the coding sequence ATGAGCAAATTAAGATTTATTATAAAACGGCTGCTTCAGTGTCTTGTTTCGCTGGTGGTGCTGTCTTTTGTTATTTTTTCACTGCTTTATATAGCTCCCGGTGACCCTGCCCGCGCCCTTGTGGGGGCGAAAAAAGTCACTCCCGAGTTATTAAACCAAATCCGCGAGCAGTACCATTTAAATGATCCTTTTCTTTCCCAGTACACTAGGTGGGTTAAGGATGCTCTTTCGCTTGATTTCGGCAACTCAATAAAGGCGGGATACCCTGTTATCGATTATATAGCCTCCCACGCTGCCGTTACCTTTCAGCTTGTTGGGTTATCCCTGCTGTTCAGCATAATGATCGGCGTTGGGCTGGGTGTGGTGTCGGCGCGCAGAAAAGGCAGGCTTGCCGATAAAATAATCGACATTTCATCTTTAATCGGCACTTGCTCGCCGAGTTTTGCGTTAGGGTTGGTGCTGCTCTATTTTTTTTCCTATAAGTTCGGCATTTTTCCAATGTATGGCATAGGTGACGAGAGTAATCCTATTGATGTTTTGTGGCACTTAGTTTTGCCGGCAATCACACTTACGATAGGAGTCGCCGCCCTGCTTATTAAAATAACCCGCTCTGCTATGCTAAAGGAAGTATCCAGTGACTACACCGTATTTATGCGTGCACGGGCAATCCCCACAAAAAAGATAGTGCTCTCTCAGCTTAAAAACGCTTCATCTCCTGTTTTAACAAGCACAGGGCTGGTGCTCGCAAGCCTTTTCGGCTCAACTGTTTTGATAGAAAACGTCTTTGCAATTCCCGGGCTTGGCGAACTGCTAACCAAATCAGTTACTTTTCGCGATGTTCCGGTTGTTCAGTTTATCGCCCTTATGTTGGCGGTAATAATTTGTTTTACATCGGCATTCGTTGATATTTTAGTTTATCTTTTCAATCCAATTACCCACAGAGCACAAAGTGGCAATAAAAAAGCGGCAAAGGGGGAAATTTGA
- a CDS encoding ABC transporter substrate-binding protein codes for MKKLLMLPISLALCLTLITGCGSQAGGPSEVQPTETSGAESQAPGEETKETADISDTTDTAVRVMALKGPTAMGLVEFMNESESGAVNGNDYEFTIAASADEVTPKLVQGEADIAAVPANLASVLYNNTEGQVQVLSINTLGVLYIVDTGDTVHSAADLKGKTIYASGKGATPEYAIDYILMKNGIDPEKDVTIEWKSEHAECVAALAASEDGGIALLPQPFVTIAQTQDDRIRIALDLTEEWDMLQKDEETPSALLTGVVVARADFIEEHPETISAFMDSYKKSVDYVNGNMEEAAKLIEKFDIVPAAVAQKALPYCNITFIEGAEMKDKLSGYLSVLLEQNEKSVGGEIPADDFYYERQGN; via the coding sequence ATGAAAAAATTATTGATGTTGCCTATAAGTTTGGCTTTGTGCCTCACACTAATAACGGGCTGCGGCAGCCAGGCGGGAGGTCCCTCGGAGGTCCAGCCGACGGAAACCTCCGGGGCGGAGAGCCAGGCTCCTGGAGAAGAGACTAAAGAGACTGCGGACATATCCGATACGACAGATACAGCGGTTCGGGTCATGGCACTGAAAGGGCCTACCGCTATGGGTTTAGTAGAGTTTATGAATGAAAGCGAATCCGGTGCTGTGAACGGGAACGATTATGAGTTCACCATCGCGGCTTCTGCGGATGAAGTAACTCCCAAGCTGGTCCAGGGTGAGGCGGACATTGCGGCAGTCCCCGCTAATCTGGCTTCGGTGCTTTATAACAATACGGAAGGCCAGGTACAGGTGTTGTCTATCAATACCTTAGGGGTGCTTTATATTGTGGATACGGGAGATACGGTACATTCGGCGGCGGATTTGAAAGGAAAAACCATATATGCCAGCGGAAAAGGCGCAACTCCGGAATATGCAATAGACTATATTCTTATGAAAAATGGAATAGACCCGGAAAAAGATGTAACGATAGAATGGAAGTCGGAACATGCGGAATGTGTGGCGGCGCTTGCGGCCTCCGAAGATGGAGGTATCGCTCTGCTCCCTCAGCCCTTCGTTACCATAGCGCAGACACAGGATGACAGAATACGTATTGCGCTTGATCTGACAGAGGAGTGGGACATGCTGCAAAAGGATGAGGAGACGCCCAGTGCCCTTCTTACCGGAGTCGTTGTAGCGAGAGCCGATTTCATAGAGGAGCATCCTGAGACAATAAGTGCTTTTATGGATTCCTATAAGAAATCTGTAGATTACGTAAATGGAAATATGGAGGAAGCAGCAAAGCTTATCGAGAAGTTCGATATCGTTCCTGCCGCTGTAGCACAAAAGGCGCTGCCGTATTGCAATATTACTTTTATCGAGGGAGCGGAAATGAAGGATAAACTTTCGGGATATCTGAGCGTATTGTTGGAACAGAATGAAAAGTCCGTGGGAGGAGAGATTCCGGCAGATGACTTTTACTATGAAAGACAAGGGAATTAA
- a CDS encoding DUF6688 domain-containing protein — translation MGVRLKNIIKSLFRKIVFHYKKHPILLCLVLSFAVFTVPAVLVFISEILNHGVDKDDLYMYFIIFILIWIFIAVPLVLTIINMAALFFKNPSSELSRGSRRIEALTIFLGIVYSVIYAGSGFSNITFNDWWIELWNLEKHSPILTEALPTILAIIGLSMLGYIIVRYGRLEKLPPLVLTFCIAGMYLGAAQCVLWIVQIWEMEYDSIFFSLLPFNFILIVFKTIKELIFRWQELQAADASQTKESFSFIQSWLMNSSKWPVIGLILILPLLGIVIVILMLFGQAPDSFIKAWTETADWSLSKRIAPQNVMYDEHYLCTVAAGGHKRVVKPLRLGVRHGHEVIVNRQLCVANAFEQILEERTPRLHAVIRDAYDKYGYPIAKNIKSPFMADFIYYVMKPAEWFFLMVIYLCDSKPENRIALQYIPKPHMRFEEIN, via the coding sequence ATGGGTGTAAGATTAAAAAATATTATAAAAAGTTTATTTAGAAAAATAGTCTTTCATTATAAAAAGCATCCAATACTTTTATGTCTGGTTCTTAGCTTTGCTGTTTTTACCGTTCCGGCCGTCTTGGTTTTTATCTCAGAGATATTAAATCATGGGGTAGATAAGGATGATTTGTACATGTATTTTATTATTTTTATCCTTATTTGGATATTCATTGCGGTACCCTTGGTGCTGACGATAATAAATATGGCTGCCTTGTTTTTTAAAAATCCCTCTTCGGAGCTTTCGAGAGGCAGCAGGAGAATTGAGGCACTCACCATTTTTCTTGGAATTGTTTATAGCGTCATCTATGCGGGTTCAGGTTTTTCTAATATAACCTTTAATGATTGGTGGATCGAGCTCTGGAATTTGGAAAAGCATTCTCCTATTCTTACGGAGGCCCTGCCTACCATATTAGCGATCATCGGCCTTTCTATGCTGGGATATATTATCGTTCGCTATGGCAGGCTGGAAAAACTACCGCCTTTAGTCCTTACCTTCTGTATTGCCGGCATGTATCTGGGAGCGGCACAGTGCGTTCTTTGGATTGTGCAAATATGGGAAATGGAATATGACAGCATATTTTTTAGTTTATTGCCGTTTAATTTTATTCTTATCGTATTTAAAACAATAAAGGAGCTTATATTCAGATGGCAGGAGCTTCAGGCTGCGGATGCAAGTCAGACAAAAGAATCCTTTTCTTTTATCCAGTCATGGCTGATGAATTCATCCAAATGGCCAGTCATAGGACTGATACTTATCCTTCCGCTTCTGGGAATTGTGATCGTGATCCTGATGCTGTTCGGACAGGCGCCGGACAGCTTTATAAAGGCCTGGACGGAGACAGCTGATTGGAGCTTGTCCAAAAGAATAGCTCCGCAGAACGTTATGTACGACGAACACTATTTATGCACGGTAGCAGCAGGCGGACATAAGAGGGTGGTGAAGCCTCTGCGGCTTGGAGTGAGGCACGGACATGAGGTCATCGTCAATAGACAGCTTTGCGTTGCTAATGCATTCGAGCAGATTCTTGAAGAAAGGACTCCTCGCTTGCACGCAGTGATAAGAGATGCTTACGATAAATATGGTTATCCGATTGCTAAGAATATCAAATCGCCGTTTATGGCAGATTTTATTTATTATGTTATGAAACCGGCAGAATGGTTTTTCCTGATGGTCATTTACCTTTGTGACAGCAAGCCGGAGAATAGAATTGCACTGCAGTATATTCCCAAACCTCATATGAGGTTTGAGGAAATAAATTAA
- a CDS encoding ABC transporter permease, which yields MKKTIKNKKLKVPPARIILSGLFLFIIFLWIIAPSLFAPDALSLDINNTKLPIGSEGHLLGTDALGRDVLKLLIAGAGSAMIGPVCIALGSLIIGLVLGSTAGWFGGFWDKIVSAYADLTLSMPSMLLAIVAAAIIGGGYWVSVLVMIILYSPFDIRLVRSAVIQQRCKPYIESAKMLNLSAVNILAKHIFPNIAMVVLVNFFLNIAYGLMSMSSLSFLGLGVGPKEADWGRQLSDGRELLSQNPAVSLSAGIVIILTAVSINLIGSYLLERSGLDDI from the coding sequence ATGAAAAAAACTATAAAAAATAAAAAGTTAAAGGTACCTCCTGCCAGAATAATCTTATCAGGCCTGTTTTTGTTTATAATTTTCTTGTGGATTATTGCTCCCTCGCTTTTTGCTCCCGATGCCTTAAGCCTGGATATTAATAATACCAAGCTGCCCATCGGTTCAGAAGGTCATCTCCTCGGTACCGATGCTTTGGGGCGTGATGTACTAAAACTTCTCATTGCGGGTGCCGGCAGTGCAATGATAGGGCCGGTGTGTATTGCGTTGGGATCCCTTATTATAGGACTAGTTCTGGGAAGTACAGCAGGTTGGTTTGGCGGATTTTGGGATAAAATCGTATCAGCTTATGCGGATTTAACTCTTTCAATGCCGTCAATGCTGCTGGCTATTGTTGCGGCTGCAATTATCGGCGGGGGTTACTGGGTAAGCGTTCTGGTTATGATTATTTTGTATTCTCCTTTCGATATCCGTTTGGTACGCTCTGCGGTAATACAGCAAAGATGCAAACCCTATATCGAATCGGCAAAAATGCTTAATCTAAGCGCTGTTAACATTTTAGCAAAACACATTTTCCCCAATATCGCGATGGTAGTGCTGGTTAATTTCTTTTTAAACATAGCATACGGTTTAATGAGTATGTCGTCCTTGTCATTTTTGGGGCTTGGAGTAGGACCAAAGGAAGCCGATTGGGGACGGCAGCTCTCCGACGGGCGCGAGTTGTTGTCACAAAATCCCGCCGTGTCCCTCTCTGCGGGTATCGTAATAATTTTAACAGCTGTTTCTATTAATCTTATAGGCAGCTATCTTCTTGAAAGGAGCGGTTTAGATGACATTTAA
- a CDS encoding alpha/beta hydrolase yields MFYITSSDNVKIAVYNYDCGGTHTVFLIHGWPLSHKIYEYQVERLIACGYRVVSIDLRGFDNSDAPACGYSYDRMAADIYGIITALRLTDIVLVGFSMGGAIALRYMNIYQGYGVKQLILLAAAAPSWTQRPGYPYGLTRSYVDGLIEQVCTDRPKLVHEFTHNQLFACPQSEAAKNWFEDIALSASGIGTLKTAISLRDEDGRKDLAAVSVPTAIIHGAKDIVVSNDLVRIQHMSIRGSKLYTLENSGHGIMYDELDKFNRIFINVIEELHPA; encoded by the coding sequence ATGTTCTATATTACTTCCTCAGATAATGTAAAAATAGCAGTATATAATTATGATTGCGGCGGGACTCATACGGTTTTTCTTATTCACGGCTGGCCGCTCTCCCATAAAATCTACGAATATCAGGTAGAGAGATTAATTGCCTGTGGTTATCGGGTAGTGTCAATTGATTTAAGAGGCTTTGACAACTCTGATGCTCCGGCCTGCGGTTATTCCTATGATCGGATGGCAGCGGATATTTATGGAATTATTACGGCGCTTCGCCTTACGGATATTGTTTTGGTAGGATTCTCCATGGGCGGAGCGATCGCATTACGGTACATGAACATATATCAGGGATACGGAGTAAAGCAGTTGATTCTGTTAGCGGCAGCGGCTCCTTCATGGACGCAGCGCCCCGGTTATCCTTATGGACTTACAAGAAGTTATGTGGATGGATTAATTGAGCAGGTATGTACCGATAGGCCTAAGCTTGTTCATGAATTTACTCATAACCAGTTATTCGCGTGTCCTCAAAGCGAGGCAGCTAAAAATTGGTTTGAGGATATAGCGCTTTCCGCATCGGGAATCGGAACTTTGAAAACAGCAATTTCCCTTCGGGATGAGGACGGGAGAAAGGATCTGGCAGCAGTGTCTGTACCTACTGCAATTATACATGGCGCCAAGGATATTGTTGTATCCAATGATCTCGTGAGAATTCAGCATATGAGCATCCGAGGTTCCAAGCTGTATACTCTTGAAAATAGCGGACACGGAATCATGTATGATGAATTGGACAAATTTAACCGGATATTTATTAATGTAATTGAGGAGTTGCATCCAGCTTGA
- a CDS encoding ABC transporter ATP-binding protein gives MTFNPVQPSENKVQKIDAEATIKISISDLRVQIGESEILKGIDFKLEGNESVGIVGQSGSGKTMMMRSLIGLLPDQAKQAGDYRIDEQKFNLNAREKQWGKIRGSGIGMVMQDPFTALDPLKKCGKQILDGVPNDKKAVFNIVSALEEVGLPKEVADRYPFELSGGQRQRIVIAASLATQPRLLIADEATTALDVITQKEILDLIDHIRSVRTMPLIIITHNIRLAKTRCDRVLVMENGKIVEEGTAKKVTEQPRSEAAKTLIEADRFLQIRSFSDSHSGGDILLKAENLNKRFGSVNALIDVTIDVCAGECVGIVGQSGSGKTTLARCLVGLTKADSGSVKFFGKNRTQIVFQDPYSSLNPAHKIRYILESALKASNRPLSELEELISLAEVPAELLDRKPAKLSGGQRQRVAIAHALAPRPDLLICDESVSALDVVVQNQILNMLEKLRRERHLAVLFITHDLSVLRMIAERVYVMNEGRIVEHGTAREIFESPENSYTKALIEAAAFGSTERAQGGLEPFI, from the coding sequence ATGACATTTAATCCGGTACAGCCCTCCGAAAATAAAGTTCAAAAAATAGATGCCGAAGCTACAATTAAAATAAGCATCAGCGATTTAAGGGTGCAAATCGGCGAGAGCGAAATATTAAAAGGTATAGATTTTAAGCTGGAAGGTAATGAAAGTGTCGGTATTGTAGGGCAATCGGGCTCGGGCAAAACAATGATGATGCGCTCCCTCATCGGGCTGCTTCCGGATCAGGCGAAGCAGGCGGGAGATTACAGAATAGACGAACAAAAATTTAATCTTAACGCTCGTGAAAAGCAGTGGGGAAAAATAAGAGGCAGCGGTATAGGTATGGTTATGCAAGACCCCTTTACCGCCCTTGATCCTCTGAAAAAGTGCGGCAAACAAATTCTGGACGGCGTCCCGAATGATAAAAAAGCCGTATTTAATATTGTGTCCGCCCTGGAAGAAGTCGGCCTGCCAAAAGAAGTCGCCGACAGATACCCTTTTGAATTATCGGGCGGTCAACGGCAGAGGATAGTAATTGCCGCATCCCTTGCAACCCAACCCCGTCTGCTGATAGCTGACGAAGCAACTACCGCGTTGGATGTAATAACACAAAAGGAAATTCTCGACCTTATCGATCATATCCGCAGTGTTCGCACGATGCCTTTAATCATAATCACCCACAATATACGCCTTGCAAAAACAAGATGCGACCGTGTGCTGGTTATGGAAAACGGAAAAATTGTAGAAGAAGGCACAGCAAAAAAAGTAACCGAACAACCCCGTTCGGAAGCGGCCAAAACACTAATCGAAGCCGACCGGTTTTTGCAGATAAGATCGTTTTCCGATTCTCATTCGGGCGGCGACATCCTGCTTAAGGCAGAGAACCTGAACAAGAGATTCGGCAGCGTTAATGCACTTATTGATGTTACTATTGACGTATGTGCCGGCGAATGCGTCGGCATAGTAGGGCAGTCAGGCTCGGGTAAAACAACATTGGCGAGATGTCTTGTCGGATTAACCAAGGCTGATTCCGGCTCGGTTAAATTTTTCGGAAAAAACCGCACTCAGATAGTCTTTCAAGATCCTTATTCATCGCTTAATCCTGCCCATAAAATACGATATATTTTAGAATCAGCGCTGAAAGCATCAAACAGACCGCTTAGCGAGCTAGAAGAATTGATATCTCTAGCTGAAGTACCCGCAGAACTTCTGGATCGAAAACCCGCCAAATTATCGGGGGGACAGCGACAAAGAGTAGCAATTGCGCATGCCCTGGCGCCCCGCCCCGATTTGTTAATATGTGATGAATCAGTGTCGGCGTTGGATGTAGTCGTTCAGAACCAGATATTGAATATGCTCGAAAAGCTCCGTCGTGAACGTCACCTTGCTGTGCTTTTTATCACTCATGATTTATCAGTATTACGTATGATTGCAGAGAGGGTATACGTCATGAATGAGGGACGTATAGTTGAACACGGCACAGCCCGGGAAATTTTTGAATCACCAGAAAACAGCTATACAAAAGCACTAATAGAAGCGGCAGCCTTCGGCAGCACCGAACGCGCCCAGGGCGGACTCGAACCTTTTATATAA
- a CDS encoding 3'-5' exonuclease, with protein MNYIVFDLEWNQSNTGKDEEVKTVPFEIIEIGALKLNDNFEITGEFNRLIKPQIYHEMHHITRKLIHLQIEELENESFFIDVIHDFLTWCGTDYMFCTWGPLDLTELQRNMRYYDIPLLSDRPLKFYDVQKLFSIGFEDKKSRRTLEYAIDFLNIGKDIPFHRAFSDAYYTAKILAHIDKELLSNFSFDVFVAPASKKEEVYAVFDNYTKYISREFDSKQDVLDDREIMSTKCYLCRKNIKRKIKWFTPNGKHYYSVGYCNSHGFMKAKVRIKKSENDKIYAIKTTKFISEEDVLEIKEKQGRARQQKKERNKYGR; from the coding sequence ATGAATTATATAGTGTTTGATTTAGAATGGAATCAAAGCAATACCGGAAAAGATGAAGAAGTAAAAACCGTCCCTTTTGAAATTATAGAAATTGGCGCTTTAAAACTGAACGACAATTTTGAAATTACCGGGGAGTTCAACCGGTTGATTAAGCCTCAGATATATCATGAAATGCACCATATTACTAGAAAATTGATACATTTGCAGATAGAAGAGCTGGAGAACGAGAGTTTTTTTATTGATGTCATACATGATTTTCTTACATGGTGCGGAACGGATTATATGTTTTGTACTTGGGGGCCTTTGGATTTGACTGAACTTCAGCGGAATATGCGCTATTACGATATACCACTGCTTTCGGACAGGCCGTTGAAATTTTATGACGTGCAAAAGCTATTCAGCATCGGCTTCGAGGACAAGAAGTCCAGAAGAACCTTGGAGTATGCTATCGATTTTCTGAATATAGGAAAGGACATTCCCTTTCACAGAGCTTTCAGCGATGCATATTATACTGCAAAAATACTGGCACATATCGACAAGGAACTGCTCAGCAATTTTTCCTTTGATGTTTTTGTGGCACCGGCGAGCAAGAAAGAAGAAGTGTATGCGGTATTTGATAATTATACAAAGTACATTTCCAGAGAATTCGACAGTAAGCAGGATGTGCTGGATGACAGGGAAATTATGAGTACCAAGTGCTATCTTTGCCGGAAGAATATCAAGCGTAAAATTAAGTGGTTTACTCCTAACGGAAAGCATTACTACAGTGTAGGCTATTGTAACAGCCACGGTTTCATGAAAGCAAAAGTGCGTATCAAGAAATCGGAGAACGATAAGATATATGCCATAAAGACCACGAAATTTATATCGGAAGAGGATGTGCTCGAAATCAAAGAGAAGCAGGGACGGGCCAGGCAGCAGAAAAAAGAAAGAAATAAGTACGGAAGGTAA